A single genomic interval of Persephonella atlantica harbors:
- a CDS encoding ATP citrate lyase citrate-binding domain-containing protein produces the protein MAQRGIREYDGKKILAQNWEEYFDGAFQYDFKSVLITPETDLNKLPEEYPWLKDTPLVAKPDMLFGKRGKLGLIFFKKEKPGDVTWEDVKQWIKQKMSEEIEINGVKGHLTHFLVEPFVPHKPEEEYYVAITTDEDEDIIYMSAFGGIDVEENWDKVVEVKIPITASDEEIKKLISQNVPEDIKDKEKYADFVYRLYKLFKDLHFTYLEINPLVMVGNKVYPLDFVGRVDDTAQFVAGRKWGELEFPAGFGRDLTPEEKYIKEMDEKSGASLKLTILNPEGRIWTLVAGGGASVVYADTVADLGAVKELANYGEYSGNPSRAETREYVKTVFDLMTRSRHPKGDKILIIGGAIANFTDVAKTFDGIIDAMKEYADKLKKVGVRIYVRRGGPNYQIGLKRIKEAAEELGIPIEVYGPETHMTEIVRKALDENKVVA, from the coding sequence ATGGCTCAACGAGGTATTAGAGAGTACGATGGAAAAAAAATCTTAGCCCAGAACTGGGAAGAGTACTTTGATGGTGCCTTCCAGTATGACTTTAAGTCTGTTCTGATTACTCCAGAAACAGACCTGAATAAGCTTCCAGAAGAATATCCATGGTTGAAAGATACTCCTCTTGTAGCAAAACCCGACATGCTTTTTGGAAAGAGAGGTAAGCTGGGTCTGATATTCTTCAAAAAGGAAAAACCTGGTGATGTTACGTGGGAAGATGTAAAACAGTGGATAAAACAGAAAATGTCTGAAGAAATCGAAATTAACGGAGTGAAAGGGCATCTCACACACTTTCTTGTAGAGCCTTTTGTTCCTCACAAACCGGAAGAAGAGTACTATGTAGCCATCACAACAGATGAAGATGAGGACATTATCTATATGTCCGCATTTGGTGGAATTGATGTTGAGGAAAACTGGGATAAGGTTGTTGAAGTAAAGATTCCAATAACAGCATCAGACGAAGAAATAAAGAAATTAATATCTCAAAATGTTCCAGAAGATATAAAGGACAAGGAAAAATACGCAGACTTTGTTTACAGACTTTACAAACTGTTTAAAGACCTTCACTTTACTTATCTTGAGATAAATCCTCTTGTTATGGTTGGAAACAAAGTTTACCCTCTTGATTTTGTTGGAAGAGTTGACGACACTGCCCAGTTCGTTGCAGGAAGAAAATGGGGTGAGCTTGAGTTTCCAGCTGGATTTGGTAGAGATTTAACACCAGAAGAAAAATACATAAAAGAGATGGATGAAAAGTCAGGAGCTTCCCTGAAACTGACAATACTCAATCCAGAAGGAAGAATATGGACACTTGTTGCAGGTGGTGGTGCATCTGTTGTTTACGCAGACACAGTTGCAGACCTTGGAGCAGTTAAGGAGCTTGCAAATTACGGAGAGTATTCAGGAAATCCATCAAGAGCAGAAACAAGAGAGTATGTAAAAACTGTTTTTGACCTTATGACAAGAAGTAGACATCCAAAGGGAGATAAGATACTGATTATCGGTGGAGCAATAGCAAACTTCACAGATGTTGCAAAAACATTTGACGGAATAATAGATGCAATGAAAGAGTATGCAGACAAACTAAAAAAAGTAGGAGTAAGAATATACGTCAGAAGAGGTGGTCCAAACTACCAGATAGGACTCAAAAGAATAAAAGAAGCAGCGGAAGAGCTTGGAATACCAATAGAAGTGTATGGGCCAGAAACCCATATGACTGAAATAGTCAGGAAAGCCCTTGACGAAAACAAAGTGGTTGCTTAA